AAAATTATCGTTAACCAACATTTCTCCGGAAGAGTTGCCCGCGTATGCCGAAAAGGCGGGGTTCGAGATTTTAAGACTATCTCCCGCCGAAGTATCCTCTTTTTACAGACTCCCAAAGTTGAAACATAAAGATCCTTTTGATCGATTATTAATCTGGCAATGCATGAGCAATAATATGTATCTGATTTCCAGGGATTCTGATTTACTTGATTACAGGGACCATGGCTTACAAATGGTCTGGTAGCCCGGCGGTATCCTTTATTTATGGTTTAACAGCTTTTTGATGTTCCGTATCCTGAAATCGTACGGGTTGAGGCGCGCGGCTTTTTCGGCACAGGCGCGCGATTCGTCGCGCCGCCCCAGCGCGAGGAGGCTTTCGGCGCGCTTGAGCCAGCCGCCGTAAAACTTCGGCACGATCTCGGTGACAAAGGCGAAGTCGCGCTCCGCCTCCTGGTAACGCCCGGACATGAAGCGCGCCTTCCCCATGCGGAGGAATGGCCATGGGTTGAGGGGATGCCGCCGGGCCGCGGCCCGGTATCGTTCCAGCGCGCGGTCGTGGCGTTCCCCGTCGAGGTGGAAGTCGCCTTCCAGTATATCGGTCACCCAGCAGTTCCCGCCGGCAGCGCGCCGGTGCGCTCGGAAATCTTTCTCGCGGTACCACGAGCGCTTTCGGATGGCGCCGAGCTCGTCCGCGAGCGTGCGGACCCAGCGGCCCACCTCGGCGTCGTCGCGCAGGTAGATGCCGTTATCCTTCGAGCGGAACCACAGCGAATCGTCGATGTCGCCGCGCGCCTTTACCGCGTCGTAGAGCGCGGTTCCGGGATAGAGCGCGACCGGCGAAACGATGCCGTCGCCGGGAAGGGTGCGCCGGATGAGCTTGATGGTCTCTTTGATGTCGGCGGCGCGCTCGGTCTCCATGCCGGCCATCAGGTAGAACGAGAGATAGGCCCCCGCGCGGCGCACGGCGGCCGACGCCTTCTCGATGTCGGCGACGGTCGTCCGTTTATCGTACATCGCGAGTATACGCTCCGAGCCCGACTCCACGCCGAGCTGTATGTGCTCAAGGCCCGCGCGCTTCATCTCGAGGAGCATCTCCCCGTCGAGCGTGTCGACGCGCGACTGGCAGTTCCACATTATGTAGAGCTTCCGTTCGCGGAGCAGACGGCAGAATTTCAGCACGCGCTCGCGGCGAAGGGTGAAGTTGTCGTCGCGTATCGAGAAGTAGATGATTCCGTAGGTCTTCACGCAGTGCTCGATTTCGTCGACGATGTGTTCGGCGCTCCGGAACGCGGTGGTGCGGCCCCACAGCCGCGGCGAACAGCAGAAGGCGCAGCGGTGCGGACAGCCCCGGCTGGTGATGATGTACTTGAACTGCTCGTTGGGGTCCATTCCGCGCATCGTACCGCCGAAGCGCGCCGGGAAGGGGAGCGCGTCGAGGTCCTTTATACGCTCTCCCTGTACGATGCGCTCCGAGGCCGGGGCCTTTTTTGCGTGCCGCGCGAGCAATTCGGCGAAAGCGAGCTCTCCCTCCCCGCGCACGACGTAATCGACCGCCTTCACCCGGCGCAAAATTTCTTCGCCCAGAAACGCGGCGTGGGGTCCCCCGGCGATGATGATGGTTTTCGGCAGTCTCTTTTTAATTTCGACGGCGAGCCGCAGCGAATCGGTCCGGTTGTGCGTGCAGACCGAAAGGCCCACCGCGTCGGGCTTTATGGACTGGATGTGCGCGGCCGCGGAGCGGACGCCCTCTCTGGAGTAATTCGCGAGCGTTACGTCGTGGCCCCGCGCCTCGAGCGCGGCGGCGATGGAAACCGCCCCCACCGGCATCAGGGAGAGAAAGTAGTCGTTCCGGTCCCGGTAATCGCACAGATATGCTACGAGTGTTTTCATCCCATCCCCCGTTAAAAAATTTCGGGAGCGCGGCACATACTTCTTGATTAAATTATGGCGTTTTTCCTACAATCCGTCCAAAATATATTAACTTGTCGCGTAACCGGGGAAACCGAATATTCCCGGGCTTTGCGACAGGCCTATTAACTTGTCGCGCATTCCCGGGGTTCGGGTTTTCCCCGGTTACGCGACGGCGCTTTCGCTCGACATTAGCATTTTTAAGGGCAAGGTCACCGTTCCCTGTTTTCGGCGCGGTGCGTGGAGCGAACCGGCAGGCGGTTTGAAGGCGGCATCGCTGTTTCGATAACAGGAGACGAGTACGGTAAAAATGAGTTTATGCACAACCCGCTTTACGCGAAGGATTACGGTCCTGCTTCCGCTCCTCGTCCTGCTTGCCCTTCCCGCGACCGGGCGCGCCGCGGACCCGCCCGCGGACCCGCTCCCCACAGAGGAGCTCAAACGGGAACTGGCCATCGTCAAGAAGGACGATTTTCTCATTTTCCCCCATGTGAATTACAAACCCGAAACGCAGATCGCCGGGGGGCTTGCCTTCCTCAGCTATTTCCGGATCGGTTCGGATTTTCCGCTCGATATACGGCCGTCGACCCTCGCGACCACGCTGACCTACACCCAGAAGAAGCAGTTCATCTGGCAGCTTTTCCCCGAGTTTTATCTGGACAACGAAAAGTACCACCTGGTGGGCGAGCTCGAGTACTATTATTATCCCAACTATTTTTACGGCGTCGGCAACGACACACCCGACGACGCGCGCGAGCAATACACCTCGTCGACCGTGCGCTTCCGCTCGGATCTCCAGCGCGAGGTCGCCAATCGGCTGTACGTGGGCTTCGTCTATCAGTATGAAAAGACGACGGTCGACGAAAGCGAGGAGGGCGGCGTTCTCGAGTCGGCGGGGGTGCCGGGCAGCTCCTCCAGCCTCGCCTCGGGCATCGGGATTTCGCTCAACCTCGACACGCGCGACAATGTCTTTTATCCCTCGAAGGGCGGCCTGTACCAGTTCAGCGCGGTGTCGTTCGACCGCATGTTTTCCAGTCGCTTCCAGTTCATCCGCCATACGTTCGATCTAAGGAAGTACGTGCCGCTGTGGCGAGGTCACGTACTTGCGCTCCAGGCCTATTCCAACATCATCTACGGAGAAGCGCCGTTCGAGATGCTCTCGCTCATGGGGGGAAAAAAGCTGATGCGCGGGCTTTTCGAGGGACGCTACCGCGACAACACGATGGTGGTGGCGCAGGGCGAGTACCGCATGCCGCTGTGGTGGCGCTTCGGGGCGGCGGCCTTCGCCGGCGTGGGCGACGTCGCGCGGCGCGTTCAGGACTTCGAGCCGGAGGAGTTCAAGTTCACCTACGGCGGCGGGCTGCGCTTCTGCATCAATCCCCAGGAAAAGATCAACGCGCGGCTCGACGTGGGTCGGAGCCGTGACCTCACCGGCTTTTACTTCACCATCGGCGAGGCGTATTGACGCGGCGGGGCGCCAATCGAAGCCTCCAGGCGACGATCATGATCATCGCCCGATCCTGACGCCATATCCGATCACTCCGGCGTGATGAGCTCCTCACCGACACGTTTTTTCAATAAGGCTCTCCTTTACCAAAGGAGCGGTGTGACGCACAGGATGTGCTAATGCCGGTGAAGCGACAGGAGGTCGCGCCTTTCGCCGGCGCGGAGGCTGAGATGGTATACATAGGCCGCGGCGGAAGCGGACCGGTATTCTGAGAAAGGCTCTCCTTTGCCAAAGGAGCGGTGTGACGCACAGGATGTGTTAATGCCGGTGAAGCGACAGGAGGTCGCGTCTTTCACCGGCGCGGAGGCTGAGATGGTATACACAGGCCGCGGTGAAGGCAGACCGGTATTCTGAATAAGGCTCTCCTTTACCAAAGGAGAGCTGCCGGAGGCTGAGAGGATTCAATCAGCTTCCGTATCCCATCGCAGACCATCGTAAATTCATTAAGCACATCCTCATTTGAAAAACGTGCTACGCGGAGGCCGTATCCTTCAAGGACTTGCGTTCTGAATTCGTCATACACCCTGCTCTCGGCGGCAGTATGAATCCCACCGTCAATTTCAATAACGAGTCTGTGTTTCGGGCAGTAGAAATCGACGATATAGTTATCAAGGGGTTTCTGGCGCAACACCGTGCAGTCGAGATTTTTTAGAAACCCGTGCCAGATTCTTTTCTCGGCATCGGTCATATTTTTACGCAATTCACGCGCCCGTTCCTTGAGTTTTGGATTATAGGGGATATGGAATCCCGTGGTTATAAGGCCGTTCTTCTTCATGATGTTCAAATCCCCCCGCCTCCGGCGCGCCCCCTTCGGTGAAGAGGGCTCCAGTTATGCGTATTTTCAGTGGAAGATTAATGCCTTTATTCTTTCCGACAGCAACACGTGCCGGAGGCTGAGATGGTATACACAGGCCGCGGCGGAAGCGGACCGGTATTCTGAATAAGGCTCTCCTTTGCCAAAGGAGAGCTGCCGGAGGCTGAGAGGATTCCCCCCTAAAAATCCTCATTTAGAATGCACTTCTAACCGATAGTAGAGTAAGCCGAAGACAGGACGCGGCCGATGACGGCATATTTCCAGGGAGGGATCGATGGCGGACCCCATTACGCGGATAGAAAAGGTGTTACGGGACGAGATTGACGTGTATTCCGGCCTCTACGCCCTTGAGGAGCGTAAGAGCGGCGCCATAATCGATAAAAACGGCAGACTGATGGAATCGATCTCGCGCGAACAGGAGGCGCTGCTATCGCGTGTGGAAAAGCTTGAGAAGACGCGCGTGCGCCTCATTTTCGAGATGGCGGCAGACGGGCCTTCGGATGACGCACCGTCCGCGCCGACGCTTACCGATATCGCCCGCCTCGTGGACGACAACTCGGCGGGGCGGATCGTCTCGATCGGGATGGAGCTTAAAGGGCTCCTCTCCCGTCTCGATTCGCTGTATAAAACCAACAAGCGGCTTATAGAGGACAACCTGGAATTTTACGATATTCTGCTCTCGGGCCTGAAAAGCACGGCGTCGATCTCGACCGGTTATTGCGTGAACGGGGTCGAGAGATCCCGGGTGTCGGGGGCGATGATCTTCAATAAAACGGTTTAGAGGAGTGCCGCCATGAATTCCACCTTTATGGGGATTGAAATAGGGAAACGGGGCCTGCATTCGCACCAGCAGGCGCTGCACGTCACCGGCCACAACATCTCGAACGCCGAGAACAAGGAGTACTCGCGCCAGCGCGTGGTTATCACCTCGGCCGATCCGCTGTACGTGCCGGCGCTCAACCGCTCAAATTCGCCGGGCAACATCGGCCAGGGCTCGGTGGTGCAGACGGTGGAGCGCATCCGCGACAGCTTCATCGACGACCGCATCGTCGCGGAAAAGGACGTAATGGGATACTGGAACACGAAAAACGATTTCATCCACCAGGTCGAAATGGTATATAACGAACCCTCCGACCAGTCGCTGCGAAGCCGCCTGGACCAGATGTGGAGGGCGTGGGAGGAGCTGTCGAAGTACCCGGAGGAGCGTTCGGCGCGCGAGGTGTTGAAGGAGAAGGCCGTAAGCCTCTCGAACGAGGTGAACCACGTCTACCGCCAGCTCGACGATCTGCAGAAAGACGCCAACCGCCAGGTGTTTCACCGGGTGAGCCAGGTGAACATGTACGCGCGCGACATCCGCGACCTCAACGAGCGCATTTTAAAGGCCGAGGCGCTGGGCGACAACCCGAACGACCTTAAAGACCGCCGCGACGCGCTCATCGAGAAGCTCTCGAACCTCATCAACATCAGCGTGGGAAGGAGCGACCGGGACGAGACCATCGTGTACATCGGCGGCGAGAACCTTGTGCAGGGCGAGGTGCTGCGGCCGCTCGAGGCGGTGATGGACCCCGACAACCACGGGTACCACAAGGTGGTGTGGCGCGACACAGGCACCGACGTGGAGATAAAGGGCGGCGAGATCGCCGGCCTCCTCGAGGCGCGCGATAAGATCATGCGCGAGAACATCAACGACGTCAACGCCTTCGCGATAAACCTGATCGATCTCACCAACGAGATCCACCGCGACGGTTTCGGCCGCCGGGGCGAGACCAACGTCGATTTCTTCCGCCATATCATGATAAGCGACAACGTGGAGGGCAACCACGACCTCAACAACGATGGCATCGCCGACGTCACCGCCGTCTTCAAGGTGGCGGGCGCAAACAGGCTCGACGCCTCGGCGGCGATCGGTATCGCCGGAACGCTCACCTTCGTTGCCAACCGCGAGCCCGAAACCGAGGTTCAAATAGATTATTCCCGCAACGACTCGACTAACAGCGTCATCAAAAAGATCAACGACGCGCGCCTTGGCGTGGCGGCGTACATCGACCACAACGGGCATCTCGCCGTCAAGGCGACCGTCGCGGGCGACACCGACAAAAAGAACTTCATGCTGCGCCACCTCGAGGATTCCGGACAGTTCCTGGTCGGTTTTTCGGGCGTATTGAAACAGTCGGGCGCGCAGGGGGCCTTCGATTACCGGCGGATCAACGACATCGTCAAACTGCTCCCGGACCGCGAACACATCACGATAACGCCGCAGTACAACCCGGCGGCCCACATGGCCGTGTCCGACGCGGTGATGGCCGATGTGGACAAGATCGCCGCCGCGAAGGGGCGCGACCTGGGCGGCACGGGCGATTTCAACACCACCAACGGCATAGGCGACGGCACCAACGCGCTTCTCCTTGCCGCGCTCAGGCACAAGAACGCCATGGTGGACAAAAACTCAACCTTCAACGATTTCTACACTTCGCTCATTTCGCGTATCGGCTCGCAGGGCGAGGAGGCCGGCGACCGCATCAAGAACCAGGAGACGCTTCTTAAAAACCTCGCCAACCTGCGCGAGTCGGTATCGGGCATCAACCTCGACGAGGAGATGGCAAACATGATCGCCTTCCAGCACGGGTATAACGCCTCCGCCCGGGTGATCAACACGATGGACAAGATGCTGGAAACCATACTGCGGCTGGGGGTATAAACCATGCAGCGCGTAACAAACCAGATGATCAACAACACCATGCTCCATAACCTGAACCGCCACAAGGCGGAGATGGACAAGACGCAGGACATGCTGGGCACGGGCAAAAACGTGCGCTTTCCGCGCGACAACCCGATCGCCACGACGAGCCAGATGATCTACCAGAGCAGGCTCACCGAGGTGGACCAGTACATCCAGAACCTGGGCGAGGCGAAGTCGCGCCTGGACGAGGTGGACACCGCGCTCCAGTCGGCGATGCGCATCTTCCAGCGCCTGCGGGTGCTCACGGTGCAGGGGGCCAACGGCATCTATTCCAACTTCGAGCGCAAGGAGGCCGTGGCCACCGAGATCAACGAGATGCTCGAGGAGCTCGTTGCCATCGCCAATACCAGGGGCGCGACCGGCAGGCCCATCTTCGGCGGTTTCCAGACCGGGACGGAGGAAATCCCCACGCCCTTCGTGCCGATCTACCAGACGCTCACCGCCGGCAACCAGGGCGATGCCATGACCGGCGTGGAATACCGCGGCAATATCGGCCGCATGCTGCGCGAGGTGGCCAAGGGCGAGTACCTCGACGTCAATGTTCCCGGCAACGAGGTGTTCTGGGCCACCAACCAGATACTCACCTCGAATAAAGACGCGACCAATTACGCCTCCGAAACCAACCAGCTTGTAAAAATCGACGGGCGCGAGCTTTCGATCAGCGCCGGCGACAACCTCGACGTGATCATCGACAAGATCAACAACGCCGGCCTCTCGGTCCGCGCGATCAAGGGCGGGCGCAACAACCTTATCATGGAGAGCACCACGCCCCATCAGGTATGGCTGGAGGACGTGGGCGGCGGGCGCGTGTTCAAAGACCTGGGGCTTGTCAACACCGATTACCCGCACCCGCCGAACAACCTGGACCCCACGGTCACCGTAAACGGAATGTCGATTTTCGAGATGGTGATCCAGCTCCGCGACGACCTGGTGCGCGGCGACCAGGAGCTTGTTGGAGGGCGCGACCTGGGGCTTCTCGACATGGCGCTGGATAACATTTTGCGGCATACGTCATCGGTGGGCGCCAAGCAGAACCGCGCGGACGAGCTCGCGAAGCGCTCGGAATACGACAAGTCGAACGTGCTGGCCATGCTCTCGAAGACCGAGGGGATCGACATTCCCGAGACCGTCATGAATTTCAAGTGGCTGGAATCGGTGCACCAGTACGCCCTGGCGGTGGGGGCGAAGACGATCCGGCCCACGCTGATGGATTTTCTGCGATAGGGCCCTTGGACGTTCAGTCCTAAGATCGCCCCGGTCCCCGATGGGACCGGGGCTCGCAATGACAGGTTATTCCAAGTGGCATGTCATCGCGAGGAGCGTAGCGACGCGGCGATCTCGAAAGGTGACAGTCCGGTCATGCAACCCGGTGTAAAGCGAGATTGCCGCGCCCCGATGGGACCGGGACTCGCAATGACAAAGCATTTGCCAAACGGTATATCATTATTTTGTTGCGGTATTCTGGGCATCGGCGTATATTGATCCTTCAAGGAGCGGCGCAGTGCTGGTAAAAATCACGACAAAACCATTCGGCGAGACAGAGGTGGATGAAAAGCAGATCATCGATTTCGATGACGGCGTCCTCGGTTTCGATTACATTAAAAAGTTCGCCATCCTCGATTCGAAGGACAATTCCCCCTTCAAATGGATGCAGGCGATGGGCAATCCCGAGCTCGCCTTCATCATCATACGCCCGGGCGATTTCATGTCCGACTATCGGCTCGTCGTGTCCCAGTCCGACCTGGAGGGAGTGGGTGCGGAAAGTCTCGATGGCGTGCTCGTCTTTGCCATCGTTACCATCCCCGCCGATCCCGCGGCGATGACGGCCAATCTCCAGGGGCCCATCATCATCAATCCAAAAAACAGGAAGGGGAGGCAGGCGATAAGCCTCAGCGAAGGCCACAGTGTGCGCCACGGGATACTCGACGAAATGAAGAAAGCCGCGGCACGGAAGGGATAGTAATGCTGGTACTGGCGAGAAGGCTCAACGAGAGCATCATCATCGGCGACGACATCGAGGTCGTGGTCATCGATATCAAAGGAGACCAGGTGAAGCTCGGCATTCGCGCGCCCAAGCGGATCAGCGTCCACCGCAAGGAGATCTACGACGAGATCCAGCAGGAGAACATAGCCGCCATGGGCTCGAACCTGCGGCCCGAGGCGCTTAAAAACCTTTCGGATTTCCTCTCCGGGGGGGCGGAGGACGGGGCCGGCGATAAGGGCGATGTCGATTCGTCCAAGAAAGGCAAGGACTGACCGCCCATGCCGGCCATTTTCTCGATTGAATATTTCATCCAGCTCCTCTGCGCGTTCGCGGCCGTTCTGCTGCTCAGGGAGTTTTTTGCGTTCAGGCGCGTACTTCCCGCCAAGTACCTGCTTACACCGCTTGTCACCTTCTGTGTCATCCTCTTCGCGCTCCTGGCGATCCACTCATCGGGCATGACGCGTTATTCGACCTTCATCCTCATGGGGCTCGTACTCTCGCTCGTCGCCGATACGCTCCTCATGATCGAGGAGATCAGCTTCTTCAAACACGGGCTGATATTTTTCCTTGCCGCTCACTGCTTTTACCTGGGGGCTTTTACCATAGGTTATTCCTTCAGCCCGTGGCACATCGCCGCCATACTCGTGCTGTGCGCGGGGATACTGCTGTTTTACCGTAAAATCCATCGTAAAACCGGCACCCATCATGTTTCGGTGCTGGTATACATGTTCGTTCTGGCGGCCATGCTCTTCTTCGCGATTTCGCACGTGGGCGATTCGGGAAGCACTCGTCCGGTGCTTCTGCCGGCGGGGGCGGCGCTCTTCGTGGTCTCGGACGTGGTGCTGGCGATCAATATTTTCATCAAGAAGATCCCGCACAGCACGGTCCTCACCTGGTCGCTGTACGCCCCGGCCCAGCTCTTCTTCGCGCTGTCGTGTTTTTATTGACGGCATCCCCCGGCTATTAATCTTGACTCCTCCCGGTCGGTACGTATAGCATTACCGCCATCCTGTCGGGAGGTTTGATTCATGGAAACGCGCTCGGGACAAAGAACCCTGTATCCGTTCATGGTCTGCGCATTGCTGGCCGTGCCCTTCGGCCGCGCGGCGGCCTATACCGATGCCGATTTGCGGCTGGCGATCGCGGAAAACGGAAAGGAGGAACGTCTCGCCGAATTCAGGGACAACGAGACGACGCTCAAACTCAAGCTCGAGGTGCTCGACCTCATCAACGAAAACCGCGCGCGTCACGGGATGCCGGCGGTCCGGCTCGATATCCTGGCCTCCCGCGTGGCGAGCAAGACGGCGTCCGAGGCCTCGAAGGGCGATTACTACGGGCACTGGAACCTGCGCGGCGAAAAGCCCTATCATCGCTATGCCTTCGCCGGCGGCATGGACCACGTGATGGAAAACGCGTCCATGATCCAGGGGGGCGGTCCCATGACGAAGGACTACCGTCAGGTGCTGTCGTTTATCAAACAGACGCACATGATGATGTACAACGAAACCCCGCCCAACGACGGACACCGGAGGAATATCCTTCTGCCCTCGCACACGCACGTGGGGCTGGGATTTTCCATGATCGAGAACCGCTTCCGCTACTACGAGCTGTTCGTGGACCGCTACCTCGAGTTCGACGCCGTACCCGCGGCGGTGAAGGCGGGTGAAAAGGTTACTGTATCGGGCGCCGTCGGCGTGCCGGGATACGGCGTCTTCTTCGCGACGGTGTACTACGAACCATTCCCCGAGCCGATGACCGCACCCCGGCTCCGCAGCATGGGCGGATATCCGGACTTTACCAGCGCCAGAGTGGTGAACCTGCCGTTCTGGCAGATCAGATACGACGACGCGAGCCGGAAGTTTTCGTTCGATTTTCCGACGACGCGCCAGGGCCTCTATTACGTGCATATCTACATCAAAAGGGGACATACCGGCAAGGAGCCGCCCTCCTCGGTTTCGACGGCAGGGCTTTCGCC
Above is a window of Spirochaetota bacterium DNA encoding:
- a CDS encoding type II toxin-antitoxin system VapC family toxin gives rise to the protein KLSLTNISPEELPAYAEKAGFEILRLSPAEVSSFYRLPKLKHKDPFDRLLIWQCMSNNMYLISRDSDLLDYRDHGLQMVW
- a CDS encoding cobalamin-dependent protein (Presence of a B(12) (cobalamin)-binding domain implies dependence on cobalamin itself, in one of its several forms, or in some unusual lineages, dependence on a cobalamin-like analog.) is translated as MKTLVAYLCDYRDRNDYFLSLMPVGAVSIAAALEARGHDVTLANYSREGVRSAAAHIQSIKPDAVGLSVCTHNRTDSLRLAVEIKKRLPKTIIIAGGPHAAFLGEEILRRVKAVDYVVRGEGELAFAELLARHAKKAPASERIVQGERIKDLDALPFPARFGGTMRGMDPNEQFKYIITSRGCPHRCAFCCSPRLWGRTTAFRSAEHIVDEIEHCVKTYGIIYFSIRDDNFTLRRERVLKFCRLLRERKLYIMWNCQSRVDTLDGEMLLEMKRAGLEHIQLGVESGSERILAMYDKRTTVADIEKASAAVRRAGAYLSFYLMAGMETERAADIKETIKLIRRTLPGDGIVSPVALYPGTALYDAVKARGDIDDSLWFRSKDNGIYLRDDAEVGRWVRTLADELGAIRKRSWYREKDFRAHRRAAGGNCWVTDILEGDFHLDGERHDRALERYRAAARRHPLNPWPFLRMGKARFMSGRYQEAERDFAFVTEIVPKFYGGWLKRAESLLALGRRDESRACAEKAARLNPYDFRIRNIKKLLNHK
- a CDS encoding BamA/TamA family outer membrane protein, with the translated sequence MSLCTTRFTRRITVLLPLLVLLALPATGRAADPPADPLPTEELKRELAIVKKDDFLIFPHVNYKPETQIAGGLAFLSYFRIGSDFPLDIRPSTLATTLTYTQKKQFIWQLFPEFYLDNEKYHLVGELEYYYYPNYFYGVGNDTPDDAREQYTSSTVRFRSDLQREVANRLYVGFVYQYEKTTVDESEEGGVLESAGVPGSSSSLASGIGISLNLDTRDNVFYPSKGGLYQFSAVSFDRMFSSRFQFIRHTFDLRKYVPLWRGHVLALQAYSNIIYGEAPFEMLSLMGGKKLMRGLFEGRYRDNTMVVAQGEYRMPLWWRFGAAAFAGVGDVARRVQDFEPEEFKFTYGGGLRFCINPQEKINARLDVGRSRDLTGFYFTIGEAY
- a CDS encoding DUF559 domain-containing protein; protein product: MKKNGLITTGFHIPYNPKLKERARELRKNMTDAEKRIWHGFLKNLDCTVLRQKPLDNYIVDFYCPKHRLVIEIDGGIHTAAESRVYDEFRTQVLEGYGLRVARFSNEDVLNEFTMVCDGIRKLIESSQPPAALLW
- a CDS encoding flagellar protein FlgN; this translates as MADPITRIEKVLRDEIDVYSGLYALEERKSGAIIDKNGRLMESISREQEALLSRVEKLEKTRVRLIFEMAADGPSDDAPSAPTLTDIARLVDDNSAGRIVSIGMELKGLLSRLDSLYKTNKRLIEDNLEFYDILLSGLKSTASISTGYCVNGVERSRVSGAMIFNKTV
- the flgK gene encoding flagellar hook-associated protein FlgK; amino-acid sequence: MNSTFMGIEIGKRGLHSHQQALHVTGHNISNAENKEYSRQRVVITSADPLYVPALNRSNSPGNIGQGSVVQTVERIRDSFIDDRIVAEKDVMGYWNTKNDFIHQVEMVYNEPSDQSLRSRLDQMWRAWEELSKYPEERSAREVLKEKAVSLSNEVNHVYRQLDDLQKDANRQVFHRVSQVNMYARDIRDLNERILKAEALGDNPNDLKDRRDALIEKLSNLINISVGRSDRDETIVYIGGENLVQGEVLRPLEAVMDPDNHGYHKVVWRDTGTDVEIKGGEIAGLLEARDKIMRENINDVNAFAINLIDLTNEIHRDGFGRRGETNVDFFRHIMISDNVEGNHDLNNDGIADVTAVFKVAGANRLDASAAIGIAGTLTFVANREPETEVQIDYSRNDSTNSVIKKINDARLGVAAYIDHNGHLAVKATVAGDTDKKNFMLRHLEDSGQFLVGFSGVLKQSGAQGAFDYRRINDIVKLLPDREHITITPQYNPAAHMAVSDAVMADVDKIAAAKGRDLGGTGDFNTTNGIGDGTNALLLAALRHKNAMVDKNSTFNDFYTSLISRIGSQGEEAGDRIKNQETLLKNLANLRESVSGINLDEEMANMIAFQHGYNASARVINTMDKMLETILRLGV
- a CDS encoding flagellar hook-associated protein 3, with product MQRVTNQMINNTMLHNLNRHKAEMDKTQDMLGTGKNVRFPRDNPIATTSQMIYQSRLTEVDQYIQNLGEAKSRLDEVDTALQSAMRIFQRLRVLTVQGANGIYSNFERKEAVATEINEMLEELVAIANTRGATGRPIFGGFQTGTEEIPTPFVPIYQTLTAGNQGDAMTGVEYRGNIGRMLREVAKGEYLDVNVPGNEVFWATNQILTSNKDATNYASETNQLVKIDGRELSISAGDNLDVIIDKINNAGLSVRAIKGGRNNLIMESTTPHQVWLEDVGGGRVFKDLGLVNTDYPHPPNNLDPTVTVNGMSIFEMVIQLRDDLVRGDQELVGGRDLGLLDMALDNILRHTSSVGAKQNRADELAKRSEYDKSNVLAMLSKTEGIDIPETVMNFKWLESVHQYALAVGAKTIRPTLMDFLR
- the fliW gene encoding flagellar assembly protein FliW, whose protein sequence is MLVKITTKPFGETEVDEKQIIDFDDGVLGFDYIKKFAILDSKDNSPFKWMQAMGNPELAFIIIRPGDFMSDYRLVVSQSDLEGVGAESLDGVLVFAIVTIPADPAAMTANLQGPIIINPKNRKGRQAISLSEGHSVRHGILDEMKKAAARKG
- the csrA gene encoding carbon storage regulator CsrA; translation: MLVLARRLNESIIIGDDIEVVVIDIKGDQVKLGIRAPKRISVHRKEIYDEIQQENIAAMGSNLRPEALKNLSDFLSGGAEDGAGDKGDVDSSKKGKD
- a CDS encoding lysoplasmalogenase; amino-acid sequence: MPAIFSIEYFIQLLCAFAAVLLLREFFAFRRVLPAKYLLTPLVTFCVILFALLAIHSSGMTRYSTFILMGLVLSLVADTLLMIEEISFFKHGLIFFLAAHCFYLGAFTIGYSFSPWHIAAILVLCAGILLFYRKIHRKTGTHHVSVLVYMFVLAAMLFFAISHVGDSGSTRPVLLPAGAALFVVSDVVLAINIFIKKIPHSTVLTWSLYAPAQLFFALSCFY
- a CDS encoding CAP domain-containing protein, producing METRSGQRTLYPFMVCALLAVPFGRAAAYTDADLRLAIAENGKEERLAEFRDNETTLKLKLEVLDLINENRARHGMPAVRLDILASRVASKTASEASKGDYYGHWNLRGEKPYHRYAFAGGMDHVMENASMIQGGGPMTKDYRQVLSFIKQTHMMMYNETPPNDGHRRNILLPSHTHVGLGFSMIENRFRYYELFVDRYLEFDAVPAAVKAGEKVTVSGAVGVPGYGVFFATVYYEPFPEPMTAPRLRSMGGYPDFTSARVVNLPFWQIRYDDASRKFSFDFPTTRQGLYYVHIYIKRGHTGKEPPSSVSTAGLSPVSGMVIRAD